A window from Ignavibacteriota bacterium encodes these proteins:
- a CDS encoding FAD:protein FMN transferase, whose translation MKIGNGIKISKKFIKLNFFASLLFSLILVSCSSPIQRDVYSLAGTTMGTTYSLKVIEPQESKKLIRLDKKIDSVLVDVNNKMSTYIKTSELSLFNQSQLTDWINFSPDLYHVFSTAKRISQESNGSFDITVGPLVNLWGFGPAKKDSLIPSEEQIIETLKNVGMDKIQIDIDNNRVMKNNVNVYCDLSAIAKGYGVDKVGLFLEKVGLNEYMIEIGGEVRTKGKNKNNENWKIGISSPASDGLQKVLEISNYSVATSGDYFNYFEEKGIRYSHTIDPKTGKPITHKLASVTVIHKNCENADAYATAIDVLGPEAGYDFALKLKLPVFMIVRENENFIEKMTPQFEEFVRKEK comes from the coding sequence ATGAAAATTGGAAATGGAATAAAAATCAGTAAAAAATTTATTAAGTTAAACTTTTTCGCAAGTCTATTATTTTCGCTAATACTTGTTAGTTGCAGTTCTCCAATTCAAAGAGATGTTTATTCTCTTGCCGGTACAACAATGGGAACAACATATTCTCTCAAAGTTATTGAACCGCAAGAATCTAAAAAGTTAATTCGCCTTGATAAAAAAATTGATAGTGTTTTAGTTGATGTTAATAATAAAATGTCAACTTACATTAAAACTTCTGAATTATCTTTATTTAATCAATCTCAATTAACCGATTGGATCAATTTTTCTCCCGATTTGTACCATGTTTTTAGTACTGCAAAAAGAATTTCACAAGAAAGTAATGGAAGTTTTGATATTACAGTTGGTCCACTTGTAAACCTTTGGGGATTTGGTCCAGCTAAAAAAGATAGTTTAATTCCTAGCGAAGAACAAATTATTGAAACTCTTAAAAATGTTGGAATGGATAAAATCCAAATTGATATTGATAATAATAGAGTTATGAAAAATAATGTAAATGTATATTGTGATTTATCTGCTATTGCAAAAGGTTACGGAGTTGATAAAGTTGGGTTATTTTTAGAAAAAGTTGGATTGAATGAATATATGATTGAAATCGGCGGGGAAGTAAGAACAAAAGGAAAAAATAAAAATAATGAAAATTGGAAAATTGGAATTTCTTCTCCAGCATCAGATGGATTACAGAAAGTTTTAGAAATTTCAAATTATTCAGTTGCAACATCAGGAGATTATTTTAATTATTTTGAAGAAAAAGGAATTAGATATTCTCATACAATTGATCCCAAAACCGGGAAACCAATTACACATAAATTAGCGAGTGTTACAGTAATACATAAAAATTGTGAAAATGCTGATGCATATGCTACTGCTATTGATGTTTTAGGACCGGAAGCCGGATATGATTTTGCATTGAAATTGAAACTTCCGGTATTTATGATTGTTAGAGAAAATGAAAACTTTATTGAAAAAATGACGCCTCAGTTTGAGGAATTTGTTAGAAAGGAAAAATAG
- a CDS encoding CBS domain-containing protein, which translates to MITAAEILENKGGKLVSVNIESTVAEALHIMIEKRIGAILVKDGEEIKGIWTERDLMKNVITEGFYSKTTKIKDVMSTNLIFAAHNDSLYQLMDKCLGMRLRHLLIEKDGKFIGLLSAGDLTRANLIQKSKDLEELNKMADWDYYENWKWNKNQ; encoded by the coding sequence ATGATTACAGCCGCTGAAATATTAGAAAATAAAGGTGGAAAACTTGTTTCGGTAAATATTGAATCGACTGTTGCTGAAGCATTACATATAATGATTGAAAAAAGAATAGGTGCAATTCTTGTAAAAGATGGTGAAGAAATTAAAGGAATTTGGACCGAAAGAGATTTAATGAAAAATGTAATAACTGAAGGTTTTTACTCCAAAACTACAAAGATTAAAGATGTTATGTCAACAAATTTAATTTTTGCCGCTCACAATGATTCACTCTATCAGCTAATGGATAAATGTTTAGGAATGCGTTTAAGACATTTGCTGATTGAGAAAGATGGAAAATTTATTGGATTACTTTCTGCCGGAGATTTAACTCGGGCAAATTTAATTCAAAAATCTAAAGACTTAGAAGAACTTAATAAAATGGCTGATTGGGATTATTATGAAAATTGGAAATGGAATAAAAATCAGTAA
- a CDS encoding DUF4870 domain-containing protein, producing MDNFSGSSLNQDLPQNSGYTKDERMWAMIAHLSAVVGFVIPFGNVIAPLLIWILKKEESAFINDQGKEALNFQISVTIYAFICIVLIILLIGIALLIALGIFALIFIIIASINSYDGKAYRYPMTIRLIK from the coding sequence ATGGATAACTTTTCTGGTTCAAGTTTAAATCAAGATCTTCCTCAAAATTCCGGTTACACAAAAGATGAAAGAATGTGGGCAATGATTGCTCATTTAAGTGCAGTTGTTGGGTTCGTAATCCCATTCGGAAACGTAATTGCACCACTACTTATTTGGATTCTCAAAAAAGAAGAATCCGCATTTATTAATGATCAAGGGAAAGAAGCGCTGAATTTCCAAATTAGTGTAACAATTTATGCCTTCATTTGCATTGTTCTTATAATATTGTTAATTGGTATTGCATTACTTATTGCATTGGGAATTTTTGCACTTATTTTTATTATAATTGCATCAATAAACTCTTATGATGGTAAAGCTTATAGATATCCTATGACCATTAGATTGATTAAATAA
- the nqrF gene encoding NADH:ubiquinone reductase (Na(+)-transporting) subunit F, translating to MSGLNLIILGVIMFTLIVLLLVVIILFAKSKLVASGSVNININDSKKHSISVPIGGKLLNVLASNNIFLPSACGGGGTCGECKCRVLEGGGDVLPTETSKLNRKQIRDHYRLSCQVPVKNNLKILVPEEVFEIKKWICTVISNVNVATFIKELKLQLPEGESVDFRAGGYIQIEAPPHVVKYSDFIIEDEYRGDWDKFNMWKFVSKVTEPVLRAYSMANYPEEKGLIMLNVRIASPPPRMPDVPPGQMSSFIFNLKPGDKVTISGPYGEFFAKDTNAEMVFIGGGAGMAPMRSHIFDQLKRINTNRRMSFWYGARSMREAFYNEEFDKLAAEHPNFKWHLALSEPLPEDNWKGYTGFIHQVLFENYLKNHPAPEDCEYYMCGPPMMNNAVIQMLENLGVERENIMLDDFGG from the coding sequence ATGAGCGGATTAAATCTGATAATATTAGGCGTAATAATGTTTACGCTTATTGTACTGCTTTTAGTAGTAATAATATTATTTGCCAAATCAAAACTTGTGGCAAGCGGTTCAGTAAATATAAATATTAATGATAGTAAAAAACATTCAATATCAGTTCCTATTGGTGGAAAGTTATTAAACGTTTTAGCTTCAAATAATATTTTTTTACCTTCAGCATGTGGTGGCGGTGGAACTTGCGGAGAATGTAAGTGCAGAGTTTTAGAAGGCGGCGGTGATGTGCTTCCCACAGAAACTTCTAAATTAAATAGAAAACAAATTAGAGATCATTACAGATTATCTTGTCAAGTTCCAGTTAAGAACAATTTGAAAATTCTTGTTCCAGAAGAAGTATTTGAAATTAAAAAATGGATTTGTACTGTAATTTCAAATGTTAACGTTGCAACATTTATAAAAGAATTAAAACTTCAATTACCGGAAGGTGAAAGTGTTGATTTTAGAGCCGGCGGTTATATTCAAATTGAAGCTCCGCCTCACGTTGTTAAATATTCTGACTTTATTATTGAGGATGAATATCGCGGCGATTGGGATAAATTCAATATGTGGAAATTTGTATCCAAAGTTACTGAACCGGTTTTAAGAGCATATTCAATGGCTAATTATCCCGAAGAAAAAGGATTAATTATGCTTAACGTTAGAATTGCTTCACCTCCTCCAAGAATGCCTGATGTGCCTCCTGGGCAAATGTCATCATTCATTTTTAATTTAAAACCGGGTGATAAAGTTACAATATCTGGTCCGTATGGCGAATTCTTTGCAAAAGATACAAATGCTGAAATGGTATTCATTGGCGGCGGTGCAGGAATGGCGCCAATGCGTTCACATATTTTTGATCAGTTAAAAAGAATTAATACGAATAGAAGAATGTCATTCTGGTATGGTGCAAGAAGTATGAGAGAAGCATTCTATAATGAAGAATTTGATAAACTTGCAGCTGAACATCCAAACTTTAAATGGCATTTAGCTTTGTCTGAACCTTTACCTGAAGATAATTGGAAAGGTTACACCGGATTTATTCACCAAGTTTTATTTGAAAATTATCTCAAAAATCATCCAGCTCCAGAAGATTGTGAATATTATATGTGCGGTCCGCCAATGATGAATAACGCTGTAATTCAAATGTTAGAAAATCTTGGCGTCGAAAGAGAAAATATTATGCTTGACGATTTTGGCGGTTAA
- the nqrE gene encoding NADH:ubiquinone reductase (Na(+)-transporting) subunit E → MLEHYLSLFVKSIFIENMALAFFLGMCTFLAVSKKVETAVGLGIAVIGVQAITVPANNFLYQHVLKEGALSWAGLGSVDLTFLGLITYIGVIAAIVQILEMTLDKYVPSLYNSLGIFLPLITVNCVVLAGSLFMVERNYNFAESVVYGFGSGTGWALAIISLAGIREKMKYSNVPKGLRGLGITFLTAGLMAIAFMLFSGIQL, encoded by the coding sequence ATGTTAGAACATTATTTAAGTTTATTTGTAAAATCAATCTTTATTGAAAATATGGCCTTGGCATTCTTTCTTGGAATGTGTACTTTCCTAGCTGTTTCTAAAAAAGTTGAAACTGCGGTTGGATTAGGAATTGCGGTGATTGGTGTTCAAGCGATAACAGTTCCCGCTAATAATTTTTTATATCAACACGTTTTGAAAGAAGGCGCCTTAAGCTGGGCTGGCTTAGGAAGTGTTGATTTAACCTTTCTCGGTTTGATTACTTACATTGGTGTTATTGCAGCTATTGTTCAAATTCTTGAAATGACTTTAGATAAATATGTTCCATCACTTTATAATTCATTAGGAATTTTCCTTCCATTAATTACAGTAAACTGCGTTGTTTTAGCAGGTTCGCTTTTTATGGTTGAAAGAAATTATAATTTTGCTGAAAGCGTAGTTTATGGATTTGGTTCCGGAACCGGCTGGGCTTTAGCAATTATTTCTTTAGCTGGAATAAGAGAAAAAATGAAATATAGTAACGTTCCAAAAGGATTGAGAGGTCTAGGTATTACATTTTTAACAGCCGGATTAATGGCAATTGCATTCATGCTGTTTTCTGGAATTCAATTATAG
- a CDS encoding NADH:ubiquinone reductase (Na(+)-transporting) subunit D: MNKYKEVLFDPIFKNNPIALQVLGICSALAVTSKLETAIVMSLAVTLVTAFSNFSVSLIRKHIPSSIRIIVEMTIIASLVIVADQLIKAFAYDVSKQLSVYVGLIITNCILMGRAEAYALQNPPVASFLDGIGNGLGYSFVLLAVGFVRELIGSGKLLGFTIFTLNTEGGWYVPNGLFLLAPSAFFLIGLLIWAIRTWKPDQVEEG; this comes from the coding sequence ATGAATAAATATAAAGAAGTATTATTTGATCCAATTTTTAAGAATAATCCAATTGCACTTCAAGTTCTTGGGATTTGTTCTGCTTTGGCAGTTACATCAAAATTAGAAACAGCAATTGTAATGTCTTTAGCTGTAACTCTTGTAACGGCATTTTCTAATTTTTCAGTCAGCTTAATTAGAAAACATATTCCAAGTAGTATCAGAATTATTGTAGAAATGACAATTATTGCGTCTCTTGTAATAGTTGCAGATCAACTAATTAAAGCTTTTGCTTACGATGTTAGCAAACAACTTTCGGTTTATGTTGGGTTAATTATAACAAATTGTATTTTGATGGGTAGAGCAGAAGCTTATGCATTGCAGAATCCTCCGGTAGCAAGTTTTCTCGATGGAATAGGAAATGGATTGGGATATTCATTTGTACTTTTAGCTGTTGGATTTGTAAGAGAATTAATTGGTTCCGGAAAATTATTAGGATTTACAATATTTACTTTGAATACTGAGGGTGGATGGTATGTGCCTAATGGTTTATTTCTACTTGCTCCAAGTGCTTTTTTCCTTATTGGACTTCTAATTTGGGCAATTAGAACTTGGAAACCAGATCAAGTTGAGGAGGGTTAA
- a CDS encoding Na(+)-translocating NADH-quinone reductase subunit C, translating into MSSDSTKKTISVALGVCLVCSVFVSSATVALDSIQKQNKKLDKMKNILQAGNLSFSTNNAEEIFKEKIVPIIIDLENGSVIDKSKYTDELNPDAFNIKSLSESKNFGTEISPEKDLGNIKKRPKFMLSYEVMNENKEIEKYIFPVFGKGLWSTMYGFLAIGKDLKTVEGITFYEHGETPGLGGEVDNQNWKASWKGKQLFDQNGDAILEVLKSKVDPNDPNKNSQIDGLSGATLTTRGVDNLIKYWMGDDGYANFLGNLRKDI; encoded by the coding sequence ATGTCATCCGATAGTACAAAAAAAACAATATCAGTTGCATTAGGAGTTTGTTTAGTTTGCTCGGTTTTTGTTTCCTCGGCAACTGTTGCGTTGGATTCAATTCAAAAGCAGAATAAAAAATTAGATAAAATGAAAAATATTCTTCAAGCTGGCAATTTGTCATTTAGCACAAACAATGCTGAAGAAATATTTAAAGAAAAAATTGTTCCAATAATTATCGATTTGGAAAATGGATCAGTAATTGACAAATCGAAATATACTGATGAATTAAATCCCGACGCATTCAATATAAAATCTCTAAGTGAAAGTAAAAATTTTGGAACAGAAATTTCTCCAGAAAAAGATTTAGGAAATATTAAAAAACGTCCTAAATTTATGCTCAGTTACGAAGTTATGAATGAAAACAAAGAAATTGAAAAATATATATTCCCAGTTTTTGGTAAAGGACTTTGGTCAACAATGTATGGTTTTTTAGCAATTGGTAAAGATTTAAAAACAGTTGAAGGAATTACATTTTACGAACATGGAGAAACTCCTGGTTTAGGTGGTGAAGTTGATAATCAAAATTGGAAAGCAAGTTGGAAAGGGAAACAACTATTTGATCAAAATGGTGATGCAATTTTGGAAGTTTTGAAAAGTAAAGTTGATCCAAATGATCCGAATAAAAACAGTCAGATTGATGGACTTTCCGGAGCAACGCTTACTACCCGCGGAGTGGATAATTTGATAAAATATTGGATGGGTGATGATGGCTATGCTAATTTCTTGGGAAATTTAAGGAAGGATATTTAA
- a CDS encoding NADH:ubiquinone reductase (Na(+)-transporting) subunit B has translation MKFLRKILDSSEKHFHKGGKLEKFFPLYEAGDTFLFTPLTRTKQGSHVRDALDLKRMMVTVVFALIPVVLMALYNTGYQANLAISKLTNFEMTNWQQFVLNALGVGFNPNSIFANIIHGALYFFPVYIITLAVGGTWEAIFASVRKHEIAEGFLVTSLLFPLILPPDIPYWQVAIGISFGVVIGKEVFGGVGMNVLNPALTARAFLFFAYPAEISGDKVWIAVDGISKATPLAELKDATMQISVSWWDSFVGLIPGSMGETSTLACLIGAVILIATGIGSWRIMFNVVLGMVIMSSIFNLIGSSTNPMFGVSPYWHLVLGGFAFGTVFMATDPVSAAMTENGKIVYGLLIGVLVVLVRVVNPAFPEGMMLSILFSNMLAPTIDKIFINANIKRRIARNVIR, from the coding sequence GTGAAATTTCTTAGAAAAATTTTAGATAGTTCTGAAAAGCATTTTCACAAAGGGGGAAAGTTAGAAAAGTTTTTTCCACTTTATGAAGCTGGTGATACATTTCTTTTCACTCCGCTTACAAGAACAAAACAAGGCTCTCATGTTAGAGATGCTCTTGATTTAAAAAGAATGATGGTAACAGTAGTTTTTGCTTTAATTCCAGTTGTACTTATGGCATTATATAACACCGGTTACCAGGCAAATTTAGCAATTTCAAAACTCACCAATTTTGAAATGACAAACTGGCAGCAATTTGTTTTAAATGCACTTGGTGTTGGTTTTAATCCGAATAGTATTTTTGCAAATATAATTCACGGGGCTTTATATTTCTTTCCGGTTTACATAATCACACTTGCAGTTGGCGGAACTTGGGAAGCGATTTTTGCATCTGTAAGAAAACATGAAATTGCAGAAGGATTTTTAGTTACAAGTTTATTGTTTCCATTAATACTTCCTCCGGATATTCCTTATTGGCAAGTTGCAATAGGAATTTCATTTGGTGTTGTGATTGGTAAAGAAGTTTTTGGTGGTGTTGGAATGAATGTTCTGAATCCAGCACTTACTGCACGTGCATTTTTATTTTTTGCATATCCCGCAGAAATTTCAGGGGATAAAGTTTGGATTGCAGTTGATGGAATCAGTAAAGCAACACCTTTAGCAGAATTAAAAGATGCAACAATGCAGATTTCTGTTAGTTGGTGGGATTCTTTCGTTGGTTTAATTCCTGGCTCAATGGGCGAAACATCAACCTTAGCTTGTTTAATTGGAGCAGTAATTTTAATTGCAACCGGAATTGGTTCTTGGAGAATTATGTTTAATGTTGTATTGGGAATGGTCATAATGTCATCAATATTTAATTTGATTGGAAGCTCAACAAATCCAATGTTTGGAGTTTCTCCATATTGGCATTTGGTTTTAGGCGGGTTTGCGTTTGGAACAGTTTTTATGGCAACTGATCCGGTAAGTGCTGCAATGACTGAAAACGGAAAAATAGTTTACGGACTTTTGATTGGTGTTTTAGTTGTTTTAGTTAGAGTTGTAAATCCAGCATTTCCGGAAGGAATGATGCTTTCAATTTTATTTTCAAATATGTTAGCTCCAACCATTGATAAGATTTTTATCAATGCAAATATAAAGAGGAGGATTGCAAGAAATGTCATCCGATAG
- a CDS encoding Na(+)-translocating NADH-quinone reductase subunit A, translating to MGVIKIKKGLNLPINGEPADFIDSTKKVSKVGILGNDFVGLKPTFSVAVGEKVKLGQVLFSDKKNESIKFTSPASGTVSEINRGEKRVFQSIVIDIEGNDEEVFKNYSETQIPSLTRDEVKEQLLNSGMWISLRERPMSKIANPEIVPSSIFITAIDSNPLAPNVSFILKGKENSFKNGLRVLSKLTDGKLFLCKEENSEIPSVQLPNLTEQEFSGLHPKGLAGTHIHFLDPVSRAKKVWYINAQDVTAIGNLFTTGKIDTERIITLAGHSVKNPRYIKTRIGASISEICNNELDEKENRIISGSVFSGRKNTKEENFLGRYHQQISVIEEHNSRDFLGWMNPAQKQFSVKNVMFTSLSKSLKYNFSTSLNGGERAIVPSGSYEKVMPLDILPTFLLRALAVDDIEDSEKLGCLELDEEDLALCTFVCPSKIDHAQNLRRNLNLIDKEG from the coding sequence ATGGGTGTAATTAAGATAAAAAAGGGATTAAATCTGCCGATCAACGGTGAGCCCGCAGATTTTATCGATTCAACTAAGAAAGTTAGCAAGGTTGGAATTTTAGGAAATGATTTTGTTGGATTAAAACCAACTTTTTCTGTAGCAGTTGGTGAAAAGGTAAAATTAGGACAAGTATTATTTTCCGATAAAAAAAATGAAAGTATTAAATTTACATCACCAGCATCTGGAACAGTTTCGGAAATCAATAGAGGTGAAAAAAGAGTTTTTCAATCAATTGTAATTGATATTGAAGGAAATGATGAAGAAGTTTTTAAGAATTATTCAGAAACTCAAATTCCATCATTAACACGTGATGAAGTAAAAGAACAATTATTAAATTCCGGAATGTGGATTTCTTTGCGTGAACGACCGATGAGTAAAATTGCAAATCCGGAAATTGTTCCAAGTTCAATTTTCATTACTGCAATTGATTCAAATCCGCTTGCACCTAATGTTTCATTTATTCTCAAAGGAAAAGAAAATTCATTTAAAAATGGTTTGCGTGTTTTAAGCAAATTGACCGATGGCAAATTATTTTTATGCAAAGAAGAGAATAGTGAAATTCCATCCGTACAATTACCAAATTTAACAGAGCAAGAATTTTCAGGATTGCACCCAAAAGGTTTAGCTGGAACTCATATTCATTTTTTAGATCCGGTTAGCAGAGCGAAAAAAGTTTGGTATATAAATGCTCAAGATGTTACCGCAATTGGAAATTTATTTACCACTGGCAAAATTGATACAGAACGAATTATAACTTTAGCCGGACATTCTGTAAAAAATCCAAGATATATTAAAACAAGAATTGGCGCATCAATTTCTGAAATTTGTAATAATGAATTGGACGAAAAAGAAAATAGAATTATTTCGGGGTCAGTATTTTCCGGAAGAAAAAATACAAAAGAAGAAAATTTTTTGGGAAGATATCATCAACAAATTTCCGTAATTGAAGAACACAATAGTAGAGATTTTTTAGGATGGATGAACCCCGCACAAAAACAATTTTCAGTTAAGAATGTAATGTTTACAAGTTTAAGTAAAAGTTTGAAATATAATTTTTCTACATCGCTAAATGGCGGAGAAAGAGCAATTGTGCCAAGTGGAAGTTATGAAAAAGTAATGCCGCTCGATATTTTACCAACTTTTTTACTAAGAGCTTTAGCTGTTGATGATATTGAGGATTCAGAAAAATTAGGATGTTTGGAATTGGATGAAGAAGATTTAGCACTTTGTACTTTTGTTTGTCCGTCAAAAATTGATCATGCACAAAACTTAAGAAGAAATTTAAATTTAATAGATAAGGAAGGATAG
- a CDS encoding aminotransferase class V-fold PLP-dependent enzyme, whose amino-acid sequence MTELEKYFTKFREKIIGIDQEFESSYGIKKIIYADWIASGRLYSDIEDKIVKTFGPFVGNTHSESSITGTLMTNSYHKAQQIIKRHVNADKNDVIISAGFGMTAVVNKLQRILGLRITEKFRDHIKFSSEEKPIVFITHMEHHSNQTSWLETIADVKIVEPNELGLVNYDNLEKLLQENKHKKTKIGAFTAASNVTGIRTDYHKLAKIMHENGGLCFVDFAASAPYVDINMHPENPLEKLDAIYFSPHKFLGGPGTSGVLIFDKNLYNTKVPDHPGGGTVDWTNPWGEHKYINDIELREDGGTPGFLQTIKTALCIQLKEKMCVEKILKREEELLEIAFEEINKIPQIHILASEIQNRLGVLSFYIEDIHYNLIVKILNDKFGIQVRGGCSCAGTYGHYLLHVDPTRSHRITQKISQGDLSEKPGWVRMSLHPTMTNDELYLIINSLKLIIKNISDWEKDYSYNPSTNEFYNKNEKGIVNLVETWFE is encoded by the coding sequence ATGACAGAACTGGAAAAATATTTTACAAAATTTCGAGAAAAAATAATAGGAATTGACCAAGAATTTGAATCTTCTTATGGAATTAAGAAAATTATTTATGCAGATTGGATCGCAAGCGGAAGATTGTATTCAGATATTGAAGATAAAATTGTGAAAACTTTTGGCCCATTTGTTGGGAATACGCATTCCGAATCCAGCATTACCGGAACTTTGATGACGAATTCTTATCACAAAGCTCAGCAGATTATAAAAAGACATGTAAATGCAGATAAAAATGACGTAATAATTTCTGCGGGATTTGGAATGACTGCAGTTGTAAATAAATTGCAAAGAATTTTGGGATTAAGAATTACAGAAAAATTTAGAGATCATATAAAATTTTCTTCAGAAGAAAAACCGATAGTTTTTATTACTCACATGGAACATCATTCAAATCAAACTTCTTGGTTAGAAACAATTGCTGATGTAAAAATAGTTGAGCCAAATGAATTGGGTTTGGTAAATTATGATAATTTGGAAAAATTACTACAAGAAAATAAACATAAGAAAACAAAAATTGGGGCATTTACCGCGGCTTCAAATGTTACGGGAATAAGAACAGATTATCACAAACTTGCAAAAATTATGCATGAAAACGGCGGATTGTGTTTTGTTGATTTTGCAGCTTCAGCACCCTATGTTGATATAAATATGCATCCGGAAAATCCTCTTGAAAAACTTGATGCAATTTATTTTTCTCCACACAAATTTTTGGGCGGACCTGGAACATCCGGAGTTTTAATTTTTGATAAAAATTTGTATAATACAAAAGTTCCGGATCATCCCGGCGGTGGAACAGTAGATTGGACAAACCCTTGGGGTGAACACAAGTATATAAATGATATTGAATTAAGGGAAGATGGAGGAACTCCGGGATTTCTTCAAACAATTAAAACTGCACTTTGTATTCAGCTTAAAGAAAAAATGTGTGTAGAAAAAATTCTAAAGCGTGAAGAAGAACTTTTAGAAATTGCTTTTGAAGAAATTAACAAAATTCCGCAAATACATATTCTTGCTTCGGAAATTCAAAATAGATTAGGAGTTTTATCATTTTATATTGAAGATATTCATTATAATTTAATTGTAAAAATTCTTAATGATAAATTCGGAATTCAAGTTCGCGGCGGCTGTTCTTGTGCTGGAACTTACGGACATTATTTGCTTCATGTTGATCCAACTCGTTCTCACAGAATTACACAAAAAATTTCGCAAGGTGATCTTTCCGAAAAACCTGGTTGGGTGAGAATGTCTTTGCACCCTACAATGACAAATGATGAACTTTACTTAATTATTAATTCACTAAAATTAATTATTAAAAATATTTCTGATTGGGAAAAAGATTATTCTTATAATCCATCGACAAATGAATTTTATAATAAAAATGAAAAAGGTATTGTTAATTTAGTAGAAACTTGGTTTGAATAA
- a CDS encoding FKBP-type peptidyl-prolyl cis-trans isomerase: protein MERFVKYGDTIKVHFTGTLDDGSIFDSSVNRNPLKFKVGAGEVIQGFDEAVIGMKLNQEKIVNINSDKAYGPKVKELIVNVDKNNFPSTLKIKLNQKYKVPTESGESMIVKVTNISGDTIELDGNHPLAGKNLTFKITLVEIEN, encoded by the coding sequence TTGGAAAGATTTGTAAAATATGGCGATACTATAAAGGTTCATTTTACCGGAACTTTGGATGACGGTAGTATTTTTGATTCTTCTGTAAACAGAAATCCTCTCAAATTTAAAGTTGGTGCCGGTGAAGTTATTCAAGGTTTTGATGAAGCTGTTATTGGAATGAAATTAAATCAAGAAAAAATAGTTAATATAAATAGTGATAAAGCTTACGGACCAAAAGTCAAAGAATTAATTGTTAATGTTGATAAAAATAATTTCCCCAGCACGTTAAAAATAAAATTAAACCAAAAATATAAAGTCCCAACAGAAAGTGGTGAATCAATGATTGTAAAAGTTACAAATATATCGGGAGATACTATCGAACTTGACGGAAATCATCCGCTTGCCGGAAAAAATTTAACTTTTAAAATAACTTTAGTAGAAATAGAAAATTAA